The Bradyrhizobium betae genomic interval GTGTTGCTCACGATTGCCTGGGACGGCAAGCGCGAGGCCGATGGCCTGGCGGCGGTCTTCCACGACGACAATGCGCTGGCCGGAAAGCTGTTTCCCTTTCGCACCCTGCCGCGAGACGCGGCGCTGTTTCTCGTTCAGAACAGAAGCCGGCTGCGGGACGCCGTCCGCGACGTGGACGCTCAACGCTCGGCCATGCTGGACGACCGCGGCTGGTATTTCATCAAGTCGCAGAGCCACTATCCGGGCGACCGGCTGCCCGACGGCTATGCGCTTCCGAGCGATCATCCTACCCGTGTCGAGCGGCGCGCGATTCCGGAGAAATCGCTGGTTCGCGATCGCCTCGAGCAACTGGCGCGCCAGTACGGCTTTCAGGTGATCTTCGTTCCGGCATTCTTTCGGGCGGGCGAGGCGGCTTCCTGGCCTGAGCCTGACGGCACTGGATTGACCACCATCTCGGAGCATCCGCGCATGCGCGTGCTCGGCCCGGACTACTTCACCTATCCGCCGGCGCTGTTTGCCGATCCGCAGCACATGAATCCGACCGGCGCGCTGGTCTACACCGCCGATCTCGCCCGGCTGCTGAAGGCCAGCGGAGCGTTCGACTGATGCTCTTCAACTCCTTCGAGTTCCTGGCGTTTTTCGTGGCGTTCCTGGTGGTGTTCTTTGCGCTGCCGCCGCGAGCCCAGCCGGTCACGCTGCTGGTCGCGAGCTACGTCTTCTACATGAGCTGGCGGCCGTCCTTCGGTCTGTTGCTCGGCTTGACGACGGTGGTTGACTACGCGACTGCGCTGATGATGGCGCGCTCGCGCACCGAGGCAGGCCGCAAGGCCGCGATGATCGTCGCGCTCACGATCAACCTGGGTGTGCTGGGCACGGTCAAATATCTGGATTTCCTGATCGCCAATGTGATCGGCGCCGTCGGCCTGTTCGGTTATGTGATCCCGGATTACGCGCTGGGCCTGATACTGCCGCTCGGCATCTCCTTCTACACCTTCCAGTCGGTGGGCTATACGCTCGACGTCTACAACCGCAAGGTCGAGGCCGAGCGCGACTTTCTCACCTATGCGCAATATGTCAGCTTCTTTCCGCAGCTGATTGCAGGCCCGATCGAACGCGCGGGCCACATGCTGCCGCAGTTTCGCATCACGCATCGGCTCACCTACCAGAACGTCACGTCCGGCCTGTTCCTCGTCGGCTACGGCCTGTTCAAGAAGATGTGCATCGCTGACGTCATCGCGCCGGTCGTGAACGGAATCTATGCGAGCCCGGCGCAATATTCCGGCGGCTATCAACTGCTTGCCGCGGTGCTGTTCGCGATCCAGATCTATTGCGACTTTTCGGGATATTCGGACATCGCACGGGGAACGGCGCGGATCATGGGGTTCGATCTCATGATCAACTTCCGGCAACCCTATTTCACCACCAGCCTGAATGAATTCTGGCGCTGCTGGCATATCTCACTGTCGACCTGGTTTCGCGACTATCTGTTCATTCCGCTCGGCGGCAGTCGCGGTTCCGAGCGCGCCACCGCACGCAATCTCATGATCGTGTTCGCCGTCAGCGGCATCTGGCACGGTGCGGCCTGGACGTTCGTTGCCTGGGGCGTGCTGCACGGGCTCGGTCTGGTGATCGAGCGGATATTTTCGCGCCTGGTGCAGCCTGAAGCATGGCTCGGGGAGACGCCACGTCGGTTGCTTGGTTGGCTGTGGATGATGTCAGTCGTGCTGGTTGGATGGATCTTCTTCCGCTCGAGCAGCGTGGCGAATGCCATCATGACCTTGCGGAGCATGGTCGATCTCGGTCCGATCTCGTACTTCACGTTGAAGATGCTTGGCCTCGCAAGCGTCGAGCTGGTGATGCTCGCGGTCTCGCTCATGATCCTGCTCGTCGTCGATTTCCATTTGGCGTTCCGGCCGCAGCGGCTTCACGCGCTGGGCGGCATGCGCTGGCTGTCGACGGGCGTCGGTGTTGCAATGGCGTATTACGTCATCCTGTTCGGTATCTTCGGGCACGCCGAGTTCATCTAC includes:
- a CDS encoding MBOAT family O-acyltransferase — translated: MLFNSFEFLAFFVAFLVVFFALPPRAQPVTLLVASYVFYMSWRPSFGLLLGLTTVVDYATALMMARSRTEAGRKAAMIVALTINLGVLGTVKYLDFLIANVIGAVGLFGYVIPDYALGLILPLGISFYTFQSVGYTLDVYNRKVEAERDFLTYAQYVSFFPQLIAGPIERAGHMLPQFRITHRLTYQNVTSGLFLVGYGLFKKMCIADVIAPVVNGIYASPAQYSGGYQLLAAVLFAIQIYCDFSGYSDIARGTARIMGFDLMINFRQPYFTTSLNEFWRCWHISLSTWFRDYLFIPLGGSRGSERATARNLMIVFAVSGIWHGAAWTFVAWGVLHGLGLVIERIFSRLVQPEAWLGETPRRLLGWLWMMSVVLVGWIFFRSSSVANAIMTLRSMVDLGPISYFTLKMLGLASVELVMLAVSLMILLVVDFHLAFRPQRLHALGGMRWLSTGVGVAMAYYVILFGIFGHAEFIYFQF